A genomic segment from Desulfurella amilsii encodes:
- a CDS encoding NAD(P)H-dependent flavin oxidoreductase, which produces MFKTQFTKDFGVEFPIMQGGMMWISKKELVSAVSNAGGLGILSALTFETPDKLANEIEQTKKLTNKPFGVNLTFLPTLKPVNYDTYIEIVIQSGIKIVETAGANPANYIEKLKNNNVKIIHKCTSIRHALKAQSIGCDYVSIDGFECAGHPGEDDVTSLILIPRAKDELNIPVIASGGFGDARGFVAALSLGACAVNMGTRFMVTQEAPLHENIKQALLKAKETDTVLLERSLKNTLRAFKNTHALKVLELERQDANLEKLAPYLSGLNGKKMLEEGLIDNGLLACGQVIGLINDIPTTKELILNIIDQAKSIIQNQARLI; this is translated from the coding sequence ATGTTTAAGACACAGTTTACTAAAGATTTTGGTGTCGAATTCCCTATAATGCAAGGTGGCATGATGTGGATTTCTAAAAAAGAACTCGTTAGCGCTGTATCTAATGCGGGAGGTCTTGGTATACTTTCTGCCCTTACTTTTGAAACGCCAGACAAGCTTGCAAACGAAATTGAGCAAACAAAAAAATTAACCAATAAACCATTTGGCGTAAACCTAACATTTTTGCCCACACTAAAACCCGTTAATTACGACACATACATTGAAATAGTTATTCAAAGCGGTATAAAAATCGTTGAAACAGCAGGCGCAAATCCAGCAAACTATATTGAGAAATTAAAAAACAACAATGTAAAAATCATTCACAAGTGCACTTCTATAAGACATGCGCTAAAGGCACAAAGTATCGGTTGCGATTATGTAAGCATTGATGGTTTTGAGTGCGCAGGTCATCCCGGCGAAGATGATGTAACTTCTTTAATCTTAATACCAAGAGCCAAAGACGAGCTTAACATACCCGTTATAGCCTCAGGCGGTTTTGGTGACGCAAGGGGTTTTGTAGCTGCACTTTCACTTGGTGCATGTGCAGTTAATATGGGCACAAGGTTTATGGTAACTCAAGAAGCTCCATTGCATGAAAATATCAAACAAGCGTTATTAAAAGCAAAAGAAACCGATACTGTTTTGCTTGAGCGTAGTCTAAAAAATACGCTTAGGGCTTTTAAAAACACACATGCATTGAAAGTTTTAGAGTTAGAGCGTCAAGATGCAAATCTTGAAAAACTGGCACCATATTTAAGTGGCTTAAATGGCAAAAAAATGCTAGAAGAAGGATTAATTGATAATGGACTGCTTGCATGTGGTCAAGTAATAGGACTAATTAATGATATACCAACCACAAAAGAGCTTATTTTAAATATCATAGATCAAGCAAAATCAATCATACAAAATCAGGCTAGGCTTATTTAG
- a CDS encoding FAD-binding oxidoreductase, which produces MQKVLIEAFEGMVGKQNCWSNIEDTMAYSYDAFPEEPKAPDIVVKPQNYEQISSIIKLCNENSIPLIVRGAGTNLSGGTLPVNGGCVMLMSGFNNILEINMDDLYAVVQAGVVTQKFADAVAKKGLLYPPDPASLKVSTLGGNVAENSGGLRALKYGVTSHYLMGVKFLDSEGNFIKGGGKPVKLVTGYNLPGLMLSSEGTLGVMVEFILKLVPPPQSRKSLLVIYSDLIKASQTVSDIISSKIVPATLEILDNFTIQTVEKFHHLGLPISAQAILLIEVDGHEAQVEDEYKKVADICKSFGGEVHIAKDDTERDSLWQARRDALSSLARLNPTLILEDATVPRSKVPAMMQAINDIAKKYNLLIGTFGHAGDGNLHPTILTDKRNVEEMKRVEKAIDEIFEITLKLEGTLSGEHGIGIAKAKYLESEVGKSTIAFMKRLKYGLDPNNILNPHKMSL; this is translated from the coding sequence ATGCAAAAAGTTTTGATTGAAGCATTTGAAGGCATGGTAGGAAAACAAAACTGCTGGAGCAATATAGAAGATACAATGGCATATAGTTACGATGCGTTCCCAGAAGAGCCAAAAGCTCCAGATATTGTAGTAAAACCGCAAAATTACGAACAAATTTCAAGTATTATAAAGCTCTGCAATGAGAATTCGATCCCTTTAATTGTGCGCGGCGCGGGTACAAATTTAAGCGGTGGTACACTGCCTGTTAATGGGGGGTGTGTAATGCTCATGAGTGGGTTTAACAACATACTTGAGATTAATATGGACGATTTGTACGCTGTTGTTCAAGCAGGTGTAGTTACGCAAAAATTTGCCGATGCAGTAGCAAAAAAAGGACTGCTCTACCCCCCAGATCCAGCAAGCCTAAAAGTCTCAACGTTGGGTGGAAATGTTGCAGAAAACTCTGGAGGTCTAAGGGCGCTAAAATACGGTGTAACCAGTCACTACCTAATGGGTGTAAAGTTTCTTGACAGCGAAGGTAATTTTATAAAAGGTGGCGGGAAACCTGTAAAGCTTGTAACAGGCTACAATCTTCCGGGGCTGATGCTATCTAGTGAGGGTACACTGGGTGTAATGGTAGAATTCATATTAAAATTAGTACCCCCTCCTCAGTCGCGAAAAAGCCTCCTTGTAATCTACAGTGACTTAATAAAGGCTTCTCAAACAGTCTCAGACATCATAAGCTCAAAGATTGTGCCAGCTACATTGGAAATACTAGATAATTTTACAATACAAACAGTAGAGAAGTTTCATCATTTAGGTCTTCCTATAAGCGCTCAAGCAATTTTGCTTATAGAGGTTGATGGCCATGAGGCTCAAGTGGAAGATGAGTATAAAAAAGTAGCAGATATTTGCAAGTCTTTTGGTGGGGAAGTTCATATTGCAAAAGACGATACAGAGCGTGACAGTCTCTGGCAGGCAAGAAGAGACGCTCTAAGCTCCCTTGCAAGACTAAACCCTACGTTGATATTAGAAGATGCAACGGTCCCAAGAAGCAAGGTGCCTGCTATGATGCAGGCGATAAACGATATAGCCAAAAAGTACAATTTGCTCATTGGTACATTTGGTCATGCAGGCGATGGCAACCTTCACCCAACAATCCTTACAGATAAGCGTAATGTTGAAGAAATGAAGCGTGTTGAAAAGGCCATAGATGAGATATTTGAGATTACACTAAAGCTTGAAGGAACACTTAGCGGTGAGCACGGCATAGGTATAGCAAAGGCAAAGTACCTAGAAAGCGAGGTAGGGAAAAGCACCATAGCTTTTATGAAAAGGCTAAAGTACGGTCTTGATCCAAATAACATATTAAATCCTCACAAAATGAGTTTATAA
- a CDS encoding TetR/AcrR family transcriptional regulator: MRKSKQERKDEVFKAIGQIASQKGFNNVTTKAVADVLGVTQPAIYKYFENRDELILYFMDKIDGYLLNIIETARKEKDIQKRILSLLSEHLKMVEDNEVLPIMVFSDEIYIGDIAKKEKLQTIVFNYRQNIVDLLNECPQSEIIADIMLGSIIFNGLKWRLNNKSYSLTSKVADLAQLINKLCF; the protein is encoded by the coding sequence ATGAGAAAGTCGAAGCAAGAGCGCAAAGATGAGGTTTTCAAAGCGATTGGCCAGATTGCCTCACAAAAAGGTTTCAATAATGTTACAACAAAAGCCGTAGCTGATGTTTTAGGTGTAACACAGCCGGCGATTTACAAATATTTTGAAAACAGAGACGAGCTAATTTTGTATTTTATGGATAAGATAGACGGATATTTACTTAATATTATAGAAACAGCTAGAAAAGAAAAAGATATTCAAAAAAGGATTTTGAGCCTTTTGAGTGAGCATTTGAAAATGGTAGAAGACAACGAAGTACTGCCTATAATGGTTTTTTCTGATGAAATTTATATTGGCGATATTGCAAAGAAAGAAAAATTGCAAACAATTGTTTTTAATTATAGACAAAATATTGTAGATTTACTAAATGAGTGCCCGCAAAGCGAGATTATCGCAGATATAATGTTGGGTAGCATAATTTTTAACGGACTAAAGTGGCGATTAAATAACAAATCTTATTCTTTAACCTCAAAGGTTGCGGATTTAGCACAATTGATAAATAAATTGTGTTTTTAG
- a CDS encoding (Fe-S)-binding protein encodes MSDKKVDEIVKELKELEPLIIQCSKCGTCQSVCPIYDKDLIETSVARGKLALIEAIYEGRIEQAGRIFKHLDYCVMCTRCKQYCPSGVQTDEIFLRAKSILRKTKELPNWQKAVLKIIMQKPKLLAKTAPLMHIGLKFGSKQVKEDIFKPLFGEFSQRNVVSIKSRPFTSKYGGLNKAKEEKMRVIFYPGCAITYMYTKWGEAVVEVLKHYGVSVYVSQTNKCCGIPAATMGELDLYKQVVNENLEWFDSITDASYIVTACPTCQYGLDDMGAKITGKKAKVPMMDIVVFLKEVLNVNIKPQEEEKSTLHIPCHYEHSKDNILKEFMGSITKDFEPLENQNCCGFGGTFNAKYYKDSSKIPQSKTQEIKEKDFKKLYTPCPGCAMQLSDALIKANLDTKVAHPIEALYEMIKLDQAK; translated from the coding sequence ATGAGTGATAAAAAAGTTGATGAAATAGTAAAAGAGCTAAAAGAGTTAGAGCCACTTATAATACAGTGCTCAAAGTGCGGCACATGCCAATCTGTATGTCCAATTTATGATAAAGACCTCATAGAAACATCCGTGGCTCGCGGTAAGCTGGCTTTGATTGAAGCAATCTACGAAGGACGCATAGAACAAGCCGGTAGGATCTTTAAACATCTTGATTACTGCGTTATGTGCACAAGGTGCAAGCAGTATTGTCCAAGCGGCGTGCAAACGGATGAAATATTCTTAAGGGCAAAATCCATATTGAGAAAAACTAAAGAATTACCAAACTGGCAAAAAGCTGTACTAAAAATCATTATGCAAAAGCCAAAGCTTCTTGCAAAAACTGCTCCTTTAATGCACATTGGTCTTAAGTTTGGCTCAAAACAGGTAAAAGAAGATATATTTAAGCCCTTATTTGGCGAGTTTTCTCAAAGAAACGTCGTATCTATAAAATCAAGGCCGTTTACTTCTAAATACGGTGGACTCAACAAAGCCAAAGAAGAAAAAATGCGCGTAATCTTCTACCCAGGCTGTGCTATAACCTATATGTACACAAAGTGGGGAGAAGCTGTTGTAGAAGTACTAAAGCACTACGGTGTAAGTGTATATGTATCACAGACAAACAAGTGCTGCGGTATACCTGCTGCCACTATGGGTGAGCTGGACTTATACAAGCAGGTGGTTAATGAAAACTTAGAGTGGTTTGATTCAATTACTGATGCAAGCTACATTGTAACTGCCTGTCCTACCTGTCAGTATGGTTTAGATGACATGGGTGCAAAAATCACAGGCAAAAAAGCAAAAGTCCCTATGATGGATATAGTTGTATTTTTAAAAGAAGTGTTAAATGTAAACATAAAGCCGCAAGAAGAAGAAAAATCCACACTTCACATACCTTGCCATTATGAACACTCAAAGGATAATATACTAAAAGAATTTATGGGTAGCATAACTAAAGATTTTGAGCCTTTAGAAAACCAAAATTGCTGTGGTTTTGGCGGTACATTCAATGCCAAATACTACAAAGACTCAAGTAAAATACCACAATCAAAAACTCAAGAAATAAAAGAAAAGGATTTTAAAAAACTCTATACTCCATGCCCTGGGTGTGCTATGCAGCTTTCAGATGCGTTGATAAAAGCTAATTTAGACACAAAAGTAGCCCACCCTATAGAAGCTTTGTATGAGATGATTAAATTAGATCAGGCTAAATAA
- a CDS encoding tetratricopeptide repeat protein, with the protein MKVKPFLFASIWLAVFFMYSCSTTIPHNIKPINLEPPKQVTQTKFSYPATFIVADKILEYTQYNFDIFSVNIKYILPTEFMVLQGVKYYLSPYFKRSDYQVNSLELYGKSHIIIKISPNFLYVKENSGFSKRSLDVVVGIESFIYDDNYLVSKPYNLRLEGNYELTGLFSFFGDEEYSKAAAISIKKDLEQLGQKIDYALNNQNETVSHVNSAIEKNPLDLENYIILANVSLRNGNYKDAISASKMIIKLAPNNIIGYDLLARSYYKNGQIGLAKKIYADAIAQNIIQDAKKYYIKFLIEAKDYDVAKMIIKQSQIPLNPKIIVETLFGVNEYQAAINILKEILDKQQYDGIGINFSNILSNSGYPIVESVNPLSSAVNLVYKDDEVVEINNQSTKNIEIKKVVELIKKESNALNEIVIKRKNSSELIKLSLKTQKLHTPDSFSAYAWMAFGNYFLNNKKDFYEYADLSYKLYLDGNISTIAKALVLIDTNNYDKAVDLLDNVNFLAEANILQAVAYANMKYYNKALTTYRLAQQNHGSVLFDKFKPMFFKAISSFVNENLSTASQLKNQGAYRKSLEYYKAVLDFVDEQNKSKIYSNVESIIAVDPAVVELNEDSKKSFIYAQMYYQENKLDKAIAKLNAVIEKNPFNPNLHHDIALLYAQTQDYKKAIEHMNVYLILLPDANDAQAVKDEMIKWEFKLKVE; encoded by the coding sequence ATGAAAGTTAAACCATTTTTATTTGCAAGTATTTGGTTGGCTGTGTTTTTTATGTATAGTTGCTCTACTACTATACCTCATAATATTAAACCAATTAATTTAGAACCTCCAAAACAGGTAACTCAAACAAAATTTTCCTACCCTGCTACATTTATTGTTGCAGATAAAATTTTAGAATACACACAGTACAATTTCGATATTTTTTCTGTTAACATTAAATATATTTTACCCACAGAATTTATGGTTTTGCAGGGTGTTAAGTATTATTTATCACCGTATTTTAAACGATCAGACTATCAAGTAAATTCCCTAGAGCTATATGGTAAAAGTCACATTATTATAAAAATCTCGCCAAATTTCTTATATGTTAAAGAAAACTCTGGATTTTCTAAAAGAAGCTTAGACGTAGTAGTTGGTATCGAGTCTTTTATTTATGATGATAACTATCTTGTTTCAAAACCTTACAACCTTAGGTTGGAAGGCAATTACGAGTTAACTGGATTGTTTTCATTTTTTGGAGATGAAGAATACTCTAAAGCTGCAGCTATATCTATCAAAAAAGACTTAGAGCAACTAGGTCAAAAAATCGATTATGCTTTAAACAATCAAAACGAAACTGTAAGCCATGTTAACTCAGCAATTGAAAAGAACCCACTGGATTTAGAAAATTACATAATACTTGCTAATGTTTCGCTTAGAAATGGCAACTACAAAGATGCAATCTCAGCTTCTAAGATGATTATTAAGTTAGCCCCAAACAATATAATTGGGTATGATTTGCTTGCAAGGAGCTATTATAAAAACGGTCAAATAGGCCTTGCAAAGAAAATTTATGCCGATGCTATAGCACAAAATATAATACAAGATGCTAAAAAGTACTATATCAAATTTTTGATTGAAGCAAAAGACTATGATGTAGCTAAGATGATTATCAAACAAAGCCAAATCCCACTAAACCCAAAGATTATCGTAGAAACTCTTTTTGGTGTAAATGAATATCAAGCTGCAATAAATATTTTAAAAGAAATACTAGATAAACAACAATACGATGGTATTGGCATTAATTTTAGTAATATTTTGTCTAACTCTGGTTACCCAATAGTTGAATCTGTAAATCCTTTATCAAGTGCTGTTAATTTGGTTTACAAAGATGATGAAGTAGTAGAGATTAATAACCAATCAACAAAAAACATAGAAATTAAAAAGGTTGTAGAGTTAATTAAAAAAGAGTCTAATGCGTTAAATGAAATTGTTATTAAAAGAAAGAACAGTTCTGAGTTGATTAAGTTATCACTAAAAACGCAAAAATTACACACTCCGGATTCATTTTCTGCATACGCTTGGATGGCTTTTGGGAATTATTTTTTAAACAATAAAAAGGACTTTTATGAGTATGCCGATTTGTCTTATAAGCTGTACCTAGACGGCAATATTTCTACCATTGCAAAAGCATTAGTTTTAATTGATACTAACAATTATGATAAGGCAGTTGATTTGCTAGATAATGTTAATTTTTTAGCAGAAGCCAATATACTACAAGCCGTTGCATATGCTAATATGAAATATTATAACAAAGCTTTAACGACGTATAGATTAGCACAACAAAATCACGGTAGCGTTTTATTTGATAAATTTAAACCTATGTTTTTTAAAGCGATTTCTTCATTTGTTAATGAAAATTTATCAACAGCTTCACAACTAAAAAATCAGGGAGCGTATAGGAAATCTTTAGAATACTATAAGGCGGTTTTAGACTTTGTTGATGAACAAAATAAATCAAAGATATATTCAAATGTTGAAAGCATTATTGCTGTAGACCCTGCTGTGGTGGAGCTTAACGAAGATTCAAAAAAATCTTTTATATATGCTCAAATGTATTATCAAGAAAATAAATTAGATAAAGCTATTGCTAAATTAAATGCCGTTATTGAAAAAAATCCATTTAACCCAAACTTACACCACGATATAGCACTGTTATATGCACAAACGCAAGATTACAAAAAAGCTATTGAACACATGAATGTTTATTTAATTTTGTTGCCAGATGCAAATGATGCGCAAGCTGTAAAAGATGAAATGATTAAATGGGAGTTTAAGTTAAAAGTAGAATAA
- the fmt gene encoding methionyl-tRNA formyltransferase: protein MNIVFFGTSEIGVETLRSLNVHFNVKAVLTTQDKQGKRNKTLIESPIKQEARELNLSVLQPQKLDVGVLEQIKNCQMGVLFSYGKIIPQNVIDAFKYGILNIHPSILPKYRGASPIISALLNGDTHTGISIISLTKDLDAGDILMQKIIEIKSDDNNITLSGKISQIASQMIVCAVEYVQAGLIKPIPQKGNISYVKKFDKSDARINFETEDAVAIVKKVKAFAGYLEAFFRYNGKIYKILKASVVDKNSDPGTVIEVSKSSLVIACKNKSISIEEIKQEGKNSMPIRAFLAGYKIQCGQKLI, encoded by the coding sequence ATGAATATAGTCTTTTTTGGCACAAGCGAGATTGGTGTTGAAACGCTAAGAAGCTTAAATGTGCATTTTAACGTAAAAGCAGTTCTCACAACTCAAGACAAGCAAGGAAAACGCAATAAAACTTTAATTGAAAGTCCAATAAAACAAGAAGCTCGAGAATTAAATTTAAGTGTGCTTCAACCCCAAAAGCTTGATGTTGGGGTTTTAGAACAAATAAAGAATTGTCAAATGGGTGTGTTGTTTTCTTATGGAAAAATCATACCACAGAATGTAATCGATGCTTTTAAATATGGCATATTGAATATTCACCCAAGTATACTGCCAAAGTACAGGGGTGCATCACCTATAATAAGCGCTCTTTTAAATGGTGATACACATACGGGCATAAGCATAATAAGCCTTACAAAGGACTTAGATGCAGGCGATATTTTGATGCAAAAGATAATTGAAATAAAGTCCGATGATAATAATATTACACTATCTGGCAAAATTTCCCAAATTGCAAGTCAAATGATTGTTTGTGCTGTAGAGTATGTGCAAGCAGGCTTGATAAAACCCATACCTCAAAAAGGCAATATATCTTATGTAAAAAAGTTTGATAAAAGTGACGCACGTATTAATTTTGAAACAGAAGATGCTGTAGCTATAGTTAAAAAAGTAAAAGCTTTTGCGGGCTATTTAGAGGCTTTTTTCCGCTATAACGGGAAAATTTACAAAATATTAAAAGCTAGCGTTGTAGATAAAAACTCAGATCCAGGCACTGTCATAGAGGTTAGTAAAAGTTCTTTAGTAATTGCGTGCAAAAATAAAAGCATTAGCATAGAAGAAATTAAACAAGAAGGGAAAAATTCTATGCCCATAAGAGCCTTTTTGGCAGGTTATAAAATTCAATGTGGTCAAAAGCTAATCTAG
- a CDS encoding MFS transporter has protein sequence MSEAIAKSAISKVKRFLIPYMFLLYVINFLDRVNVGFAALKMNKDLGLSAEQFGFAAGIFFIGYLVFQVPSNLILHKIGARIWISIILVIWGLVATLTGFANSPMHLYVARFLLGLVEAGFFPGVILFLTYWFPQRDLAQAVALFMTALAFSSVIGSPISGIILDHVHWAGLESWRWLFILEGFPALIFGIITFFILPNKPSEAKFLTSEERDWLTNEIAQEQSEKAKQKKMTAAEAMKNGRVWLLAFIYFFGLIMGLYSISFWLPQIIKGLSKTYSSQAVGFLAMIPFLFAAIMMVVNGSSADKKAEWRYHTQIPLVISAIAIFAMLFIKTPFTSIVVLSIVTAGAYAAFGPFWALPNKFLSGAAAAAGIAVINSIGNLGGFFAPYIIGFIKSRTGNVYYGLAAVGVSLLISAVLLALLPKEATQGAKRY, from the coding sequence ATGTCAGAGGCTATAGCAAAAAGCGCTATAAGCAAGGTTAAGAGGTTTTTAATTCCTTACATGTTTTTGCTTTACGTTATTAATTTTTTAGACAGAGTAAATGTAGGTTTTGCTGCTTTAAAAATGAACAAAGATTTAGGTTTAAGCGCCGAACAGTTTGGTTTTGCTGCAGGTATTTTTTTTATAGGTTATTTAGTTTTTCAAGTTCCAAGTAACTTAATTTTACACAAAATAGGAGCGCGTATCTGGATTTCTATAATATTAGTTATTTGGGGACTAGTTGCTACGCTTACAGGTTTTGCAAATTCTCCTATGCACCTTTATGTCGCTAGATTTTTATTAGGGTTAGTCGAAGCGGGATTTTTCCCTGGTGTAATATTGTTTTTAACATACTGGTTTCCGCAAAGAGACCTTGCCCAAGCGGTAGCTTTATTTATGACCGCACTTGCATTTTCAAGCGTTATTGGCTCTCCAATATCTGGTATAATTTTAGACCATGTGCATTGGGCAGGACTTGAAAGCTGGAGATGGCTATTTATATTAGAGGGGTTTCCTGCTTTAATATTTGGCATAATAACATTTTTTATTTTACCGAATAAACCATCTGAAGCAAAGTTTTTGACATCAGAAGAAAGGGATTGGCTTACTAACGAGATAGCTCAAGAGCAATCAGAAAAAGCCAAACAGAAAAAAATGACAGCAGCTGAGGCAATGAAAAACGGGCGTGTTTGGTTGCTAGCTTTTATTTACTTTTTTGGGTTAATTATGGGATTGTATTCAATAAGCTTCTGGCTGCCACAAATTATAAAAGGTCTCTCAAAAACCTATAGTTCTCAAGCTGTCGGATTTTTGGCAATGATACCATTTTTATTTGCAGCAATAATGATGGTTGTTAATGGATCATCAGCGGATAAAAAAGCTGAGTGGCGTTACCACACACAAATACCTCTTGTAATTAGTGCTATAGCTATATTTGCAATGCTATTTATAAAAACGCCATTTACTTCTATTGTCGTTTTGTCAATCGTTACTGCTGGAGCTTACGCTGCTTTTGGACCATTTTGGGCACTACCAAATAAGTTTTTATCAGGCGCAGCTGCAGCTGCAGGCATAGCAGTAATCAATTCAATTGGCAATTTAGGTGGATTTTTTGCACCATATATTATAGGTTTTATAAAATCTCGCACGGGCAATGTCTACTATGGGTTAGCAGCCGTTGGCGTATCTTTGTTGATTTCTGCAGTTTTACTTGCTTTATTGCCAAAAGAAGCAACTCAGGGTGCAAAACGGTACTAA
- the def gene encoding peptide deformylase gives MEYKILTYPDKELKKVSAPVEKIDDEIVNIIKSMSELMLKNNGIGLAAPQIAIKKRLIIVNEKALGGDSKIIAMINPQILSYERFYEEHDEGCLSVPGFYGKVSDRRRYIRVKYLDLEGQEQEVDIDNFLSVVVQHEIDHLNGILFVDRINFVEKLRFKKFLKETK, from the coding sequence ATGGAATACAAAATATTAACTTACCCAGATAAGGAATTAAAAAAAGTATCAGCTCCAGTGGAAAAAATTGATGACGAAATTGTAAACATTATAAAATCCATGAGTGAATTAATGCTAAAGAACAATGGTATTGGTCTTGCAGCACCTCAAATTGCCATAAAAAAAAGATTAATTATAGTAAATGAGAAAGCTCTAGGTGGTGATAGTAAAATAATAGCTATGATAAACCCGCAAATTTTGTCTTATGAGAGGTTTTACGAAGAACACGATGAAGGTTGTTTAAGTGTGCCAGGCTTTTATGGTAAGGTAAGTGACCGCAGGCGCTACATTAGAGTAAAATACTTAGATTTAGAAGGGCAAGAGCAAGAAGTTGATATTGATAATTTTTTATCCGTTGTTGTTCAGCATGAGATTGACCATTTAAATGGCATTTTGTTTGTTGATAGGATAAACTTTGTTGAAAAATTGAGATTTAAAAAATTTTTAAAAGAAACTAAATGA
- a CDS encoding FadR/GntR family transcriptional regulator, giving the protein MIFKPIKQKKISEEIVEQIELYIKDAILKPNEKLPSERDLAKMFEVSRSSVREALNMLEAKGLIESIQGDGTFIKSVGEDILKGVDNLLVKDPKLTWELMEIRKTLEVWAVEMAAKNADEESKKYVTEAYMELEKVSTKSNSGEYEDAEFHLSIIKASKNTVLYHMMMSIFNLLKDTVKVGREYVIKVKGLSKRELLLEHKAIMDAIIQNNPSFAKQSMLKHLSFIDQDFKNYLDKFSLQN; this is encoded by the coding sequence ATGATATTTAAACCAATTAAACAAAAAAAGATCTCAGAAGAGATTGTGGAACAAATAGAGCTCTACATAAAAGATGCTATTTTAAAGCCCAATGAAAAACTACCTTCAGAGAGAGATTTAGCAAAAATGTTTGAGGTAAGTAGAAGCTCTGTGAGAGAAGCACTAAACATGTTGGAGGCAAAAGGTTTGATTGAGAGCATTCAAGGAGATGGCACTTTTATAAAATCTGTTGGTGAAGATATACTAAAAGGTGTTGATAATTTATTGGTAAAAGATCCTAAGCTAACATGGGAACTCATGGAGATTAGAAAAACTCTAGAAGTGTGGGCTGTTGAAATGGCAGCTAAAAATGCAGATGAAGAATCAAAAAAGTACGTTACTGAAGCTTATATGGAATTAGAAAAAGTTAGCACTAAATCAAACTCTGGTGAATACGAAGATGCGGAATTTCACCTATCTATCATTAAAGCTTCTAAAAATACTGTGCTTTACCATATGATGATGTCAATCTTTAATTTGTTAAAAGATACCGTAAAAGTAGGCAGAGAATATGTTATAAAGGTAAAGGGTTTGTCAAAAAGAGAGTTATTACTTGAACACAAAGCCATAATGGATGCGATTATACAAAACAATCCCTCTTTTGCCAAACAAAGCATGTTAAAACATCTTTCTTTTATAGATCAAGATTTTAAAAATTACCTCGATAAATTTAGTTTACAAAACTAA